In Streptomyces sp. TLI_146, the genomic stretch GTCGGCGCGATCGTCCTGTTCCTCGCGCTGGGGCTGCTCGCCGTCTTCGGGGTGCTGCCGGACACCGAGCCCGTCGGGTTCACCAACCTCACCGGGCAGGGCGGCTTCCTGCCCAACGGCTGGGACGGCGTGGTCTCCGGCGTCCTCGCGGTGATCTTCGCGTTCGGCGGTCTTGAGGTCGTCACCATCGCGGCCGCCGAGTCGGACGACCCGGTGCGCGCGGTCGGCCGCGCGGTGCGCAGCGCGGTCTGGCGCATCCTCTTCTTCTATGTGGGCTCGATGCTGGTCATCGTGACCCTGCTGCCGTGGACGTCGATGCAGCCCGGCCACAGCCCGTACGTCGCCGTGCTCGACTCCATCGGGGTCTCCGGCGCCGGGCAGATCATGAACGTGGTCGTCTTCGTGGCCCTGCTCTCCGCGCTCAACGCCAATCTCTACGGCTCCTCGCGGATGGTCTTCTCGCTGGCCGAGCGCGGCGAGGCGCCGAAGGGGCTGCTGAAGGTGTCAGGGGGCGGGGTGCCCCGGCGCGCGGTGCTCGCGTCGGTGGCCTTCGGGTTCGTCTCGGTGCTGCTCAATCTGAAGTGGCCCGACTCGGTCTTCCTCTACATGCTCAACGCGGTCGGCGCGGTGCTCCTGTTCGTGTGGGGTCTGATCGCCGTCTCGCAGCTGCGGCTGCGCCGCCGGATCGAGCGCGAGGCCCCGGAGCGGCTGACCCTGCGGATGTGGGCCTTCCCGTATCTGACGTGGGCGGCGCTCGCGGCGATGGCGGCCGTGCTCGTCCTGATGCTCCTCGACGACGACGCCCGGCCCCAGGTGCTGTGGTCGGCGGGTGCGACGGCCGCCGTGCTCGTGGTCGCGTTCGTACGGGAGTGGCACACGCGGACCACCGAAGTGGCCGACCGACCGTCAGGTCGGTAGTTACGGGCGGGTTTGGCGGGACCCACGAGGACGGAAGTGTTCATTCCGTGGACAAGATGTGCGCAGAGCTTCACGCTGTGTGAGTCGAGTGTCCGGATAGCGGTCTGGTGTTCCCTCTGAGCGGTGCCGCACCCAGACTGTGGCTCCCGCTCCCCGTCTCAGCTACTGAACAGGGCCTGCCCATGTCCCGGACACCCGCGCCCGCGACGACCGACGCGCAGCCGAAGGTCGACTCCCCTCTCACCCACGGCCTCAAGCAGCGCCATCTCTCGATGATCGCCCTCGGCGGCGTCATCGGCGCCGGGCTCTTCGTCGGCTCCGGCGCCGGAATCGCCGCCGCCGGGCCCTCGATCATCCTCGCCTACGGCATATCCGGCGCGCTCGTCATGCTCGTGATGCGCATGCTGGGCGAGATGTCGGCGGCCAACCCCGCATCGGGCTCCTTCTCCGTGCACGCCGAGCGGGCCATCGGGCCCTGGGCCGGCTTCACCGCCGGCTGGGCGTTCTGGGTGCTGCTGTGCGTGGCGGTCGGCCTGGAGGGCATCGGCGCCGCCAAGATCGTCACCGGTTGGCTGCCCGGTACGCCGGAGTGGGCCTGGGTGGCGCTGTTCATGCTCGTCTTCACCGCCACCAACCTCGCGGCCGTGAAGAACTTCGGCGAGTTCGAGTTCTGGTTCGCCGCGCTCAAGGTCGCCGCGATCACCCTCTTCCTCGTCCTCGGCCTGCTCGCCATCCTCGGCGTCCTGCCGGACACCCCCGCCCCGGGCACCTCGAACCTCACCGGCGAGGGCGGGTTCATGCCCAACGGCTCCGAGGGCCTGGTGCTCGGACTGCTCGCCTCCGTCTTCGCGTACGGCGGTCTGGAGACGGTCACCATCGCGGCCGCCGAGTCCGAGAAGCCGGTGCAGGGCGTCGCCCGCGCGGTGCGCACGGCCATGTGGCGCATCGCCGTCTTCTACATCGGCTCGATGGCGGTCATCGTCACGCTGGTGCCCTGGAACGACAAGACCGTGGTGGCGAAGGGCCCGTACGTGGCCGCGCTCGACCACCTCGGCATCGACGGCGCCGGGCAGATCATGAACGTGGTCGTCCTGGTCGCCCTGCTCTCCGCGATGAACGCCAACATCTACGGCGCGTCCCGCATGGCGTACTCGCTGGTCGACCGGGGCCAGGGCCCCAAGGCGCTCGGCCGGATCTCCGGCGGCGTGCCGCGCGTCGGGGTGCTGTGCTCCTCGGTCTTCGGCTTCGGGTGCGTGCTGCTGAGCTACTGGCGGCCGGACGACGTCTTCCCGTGGCTGCTGAACATGATCGGCGCGGTGATCCTGGTCGTCTGGATCTTCATCGCCGTCTCCCAGCTGCTGCTGCGCCGGCGCACCGAGCGCGAGACGCCGGAGAAGCTGGTCGTGCGGATGTGGCTGTACCCGGGGCTGACCTGGGTGGCGCTGGCGGCGATGGCCGGGATCTTCGTCCTGATGGCCCGTCAGTCCGACACCCGCGACCAGCTGATGGCGACGGGGGTGCTGACGGTGGTCCTCGCCGTCATCGGTTACGTCCGCCAGCGCACGGGAGCCCGCCAGGAGGCCTGAGTCGCCCCGCCCCGAAACCGCAAAAGCCCTGCGTCCGGAGGTCCTAGACCTCCGGACGCAGGGCTTTTTGCTGGTCACCCTTAGCTGCGACAGCGCATACCTGCTGGTAGCATGCACTTGCACATTAGTTGCAACAAGCAGTCGGAGGGGCTTCGGACATGGCCATTTACACGCTTCCTGAACTTCCGTACGACTACGCCGCGCTCGAACCCGTCATCAGCCCGGAGATCATCGAGCTGCACCACGACAAGCACCACGCGGCGTATGTGAAGGGCGCGAACGACACCCTGGAGCAGCTCGCGGAGGCCCGCGACAAGGACGCCTGGGGCTCGATCAACGGGCTGGAGAAGAACCTCGCGTTCCACCTCTCCGGCCACATCCTGCACTCGATCTACTGGCACAACATGACCGGCGACGGCGGCGGCGAGCCGCTGGAGGCGGACGGCGTCGGCGAGCTGGCGGACGCCATCGCCGAATCCTTCGGCTCCTTCGCCAAGTTCAAGGCCCAGCTGACCAAGGCGTCCGCGACGACGCAGGGTTCGGGCTGGGGCGTTCTCGCGTACGAGCCGGTCAGCGGCCGTCTCGTCGTCGAGCAGATCTACGACCACCAGGGCAACGTGGGCCAGGGCTCCACCCCGATCCTGGTCTTCGACGCCTGGGAGCACGCCTTCTACCTGCAGTACAAGAACCAGAAGGTGGACTTCATCGAGGCGATGTGGCGCGTCGTCAACTGGCAGGACGTGGCGAAGCGTTACGCCGCCGCCAAGGCCGCCGGGAACAACCTGCTGCTGGTCCCGTAGAGCCGCACCCGGCTCTGCCCCCTGATCGTCCTGCTCGTGATCGTCTTCTCAACCTTCACTTGCGGGCGGAAATACGGACGGCCCCCGCGAGGACGTGACTCGCGGGGGCCGTTCGCGTGCGCGCATCCGTGTGCCGGTGCTTCATCCCTTCGCTCCGGTCCCGTTGTCAGTGGCGGGTGCCATGCTCGGAGCCATGGACACACAGGAGTTCTGGACGCTCATCGACGACGCCCGCGCGCAGGTGGCACACGCGGCGGACGCCGAGGCGGTCGCGGCGCGGGCCGCGGACCTGCTGTCGGCCCGGCCGGTCGACGAGATAGTGGCATTCCAGCAGGTCTTCTGGGACCTGATGGCCGCCTCCTACCGCCAGCCGCTCTGGGCCGCGGCGTACACGATCAACGGCGGGTGCTCGGACGACGGATTCGACTACTTCCGGGGCTGGCTGATCGCGCAGGGGCGTGAGGTGTTCGACCGCGCGGTGGCCGACCCGGACGCGCTCGCGGGCCTGTCGGCGGTGCGGGACGCGGCGGTGGAGGGCTGGGAGATGGAGTGCGAGGAGGCGCTCGGCATCGCCTGGGACGCACATCTGGCCGCGACCGGCAAGGAGCTGCCCGGCGACAGCTTCACGATCCGCTACCCGGAGCTGGACCCGGGCTGGGACTTCGACTTCGACGACACGGGGGAGATAGCGAGGCGCCTGCCGCGGCTGGCCGCGCTGTACGGGGAGTAGACCGGGGGTGCGGCACGGCCCCCGCGCGTGTGTGCGCGGGGGCCGTGACACCGGGGGGCGCCGGATCAGTCGAAGACCGGGCCGGACGTGCGCGTCCGCTTGATCTCGTAGAAGCCCGGCGTCGAGGCGACCAGGAGCGTGCCGTCCCACAGGCGCGCGGCGGCCTCGCCCTTGGGGGCCGGGGTGACGACCGGGCCGAAGAAGGCGATCTGCTCGCCGTCCGAGCCGGGCACGGCGATGACCGGGGTGCCGACGTCATGGCCGACCTTGTCTATGCCCTCCTTGTGGGAGGCGCGCAGCTCCGCGTCGAACTCGTAGGCGCTGTTGTCGACGTCCGCGTACTCGGCGAGCTCGGCGGGCAGGCCGACCTCCTCCAGGGCGGCGGCGATGACCTCGCGGCCGGAGCCGAGGTCCTGGTTGTGGAAGCGGGTCCCCAGCGCGGTGTACAGCTTGCCGACGACCTCCTCGCCGTACTTCTGCTGCGCGGCCATGACGACCTGGACCGGGCCCCAGGCCCGGGTCGTCAGGAACTCACGGTAGGAGTCGGGCAGCTCGTCGAGCCTGTCCTCGTTGAGGACGCCCAGGCTCATCACATGCCAGCGGACCTCCACGTCACGGACCTTCTCGACCTCCAGCATCCAGCGGGACGTCATCCAGGCCCAGGGACAGAGCGGGTCGAACCAGAAGTCGACAGGGGTCTTCCCGGTCTGGGGCACGGTCTCGGACATGTCTCTCCTCATCGGGCACGCTGGGCTGATCGACGAAGGGAACACCCCCGGCCACCCGCCGCATTCCCGCGTGTCCGGGGCCCGGCGGGCATGGCAGGATCGGTGCTGTTCGAACGAGACACGAAGGAGTGCCCGTGCCCGGTGAGAATCTGTCCCGCGACGAGGCCCGTGAGCGGGCGGATCTGCTGTCCGTCGACGGGTACGACGTCACCCTCGACCTGCGGTCCGCGGTCGGGGACGCCCCGGAAGGGCCGCGTACGTTCCGGTCGGTCACCACGATCCGGTTCCGCTGCGCGCGGCCGGGCGCGGAGTCCTTCGCGGACCTGGTGGCGCCGTCGGTGAACGCGGTGACCCTGAACGGCAAGCCGCTGGACCCGGCCGCGGTCTTCGACGGCACCCGGGTGGCGCTGGCGGACCTGGCGGCGGAGAACGTGCTGGTGGTGGACGCGAACTGCGCGTACAGCCGCACCGGCGAGGGCCTGCACCGCTTCGTCGACCCGGAGGACGGGGAGGTCTACCTCTACACGCAGTACGAGCCGGCCGACTCCCGGCGGGTGTTCGCGAACTTCGAGCAGCCCGACCTGAAGGCCACCTTCCGCTTCGAGGCGACAGCGCCCGAGGGCTGGACGGTGTGGTCCAACGGCGAGGGCGCCCGGGGCGAGGACGGGGTCTGGCGGTTCGCCGAGACCAAGCCGATCTCCACGTACATCACCTGCGTGGTGGCCGGTCCGTACCACTACGTGACGGACAGCTACCGCCGCACCTTCGACGACGGCACCACCCTGGAGATCCCGCTCGGCGCGATGTGCCGCAAGGGCCTGGCCCGGCACTTCGACGCGGACGACGTGTTCCTCGTCACCAAGCAGGGCCTCGACTTCTTCCACGACCAGTTCGACTACCCGTACCCGTTCGGCAAGTACGACCAGGCCTTCGTGCCGGAGTACAACCTCGGGGCGATGGAGAACCCGGGCCTGGTGACCTTCCGCGAGGAGTTCATCTTCCGGGGCAAGGTGACGCAGGCGGCCTACGAGCGGCGCGCCAACGTCATCCTGCACGAGATGGCGCACATGTGGTTCGGCGACCTGGTCACCATGCAGTGGTGGGACGACCTGTGGCTGAAGGAGTCGTTCGCCGACTTCATGGGCAGCTTCTCGCAGGTCGAGGCGACCCGGTTCACCAACGGCTGGATCACCTTCGCCAACGGCCGCAAGTCCTGGGCGTACCGCGCGGACCAGCTGCCGTCCACGCACCCGATCACGGCCGACATCCGTGACCTGGAGGACGCCAAGCTCAACTTCGACGGCATCACCTACGCCAAGGGCGCCTCGGTCCTCAAGCAGCTGGTGGCGTACGTGGGGCGGGACGCGTTCCTGGAGGGCGCCCGGCGCTACTTCAAGCGCCACGCGTACGGGAACACGCGCCTGGGCGACCTCCTGTCGGTCCTGGAGGAGGTCTCCGGCCGGGACATGGCGTCCTGGTCGCGGTCCTGGCTCCAGACGGCGGGCGTCAACTCGCTCACCCCGGTGGTCACTTACGACGCCGGTGACCGCATCACCGAGCTCGCCGTGGTCCAGGAGGCCGTCGACGCCCATCCGACGCTGCGCCCGCACCGGGTCGCGGTCGGCCTCTACCGCTCCGAGGCCGGGGCGCTGGTGCGGTACGCACGCGCCGAGGTCGACGTGGACGGGCCGCGCACGGTGGTGGCGGAGCTGGCCGGGGCCGAGCGGCCCGAGCTGATCCTGGTCAACGACGACGACCTCACGTACTGCAAGATCCGCTTCGACGAGGGCTCGCTCGCCACCCTGCGGGCCCACCTCGGCGACATCACAGATCCGTTGGCGCGCGCCCTGTGCTGGTCGGCGCTGTGGAACCTGACGCGGGACGCGCTGATGCCCGCGCGGGACTTCATCGAGCTGGTGCTGGCGCACTCCGGGCGCGAGACGGACATCGGCGTGCTCCAGATGCTGCACGCCTGGACCCGCTCGGCGCAGACGTACTACGCGGCGCCCGAGTGGCGCGAGCAGGGCGGGCGGCTGCTGGCCGAGGGCGCGCTGCGCGAGCTGCGGATCGCGGCGCCGGGCAGCGAGCACCAGCTGGCCTGGGCCCGCTTCTTCGCCTCCACGGCGACGACCGACGCCGACTTCCAGCTCCTCGAAGGCCTCCTGGAGGGGACCGCGAAGATCGACGGGCTGGACGTGGACCAGGAGCTGCGCTGGGTGTTCCTGGAGCCGCTGGCCGCGCACGGCCGCGCCGACGAGTCGGTGATCGGCGCCGAGCTCGCCCGCGACGACACCGCCTCCGGCAAGCGCCACCAGGTGCGCTGTCTGGCGGCCCGGCCGTCGGCGGCGGTCAAGGCGCAGGCCTGGGCGCAGGTCGTCGAGTCGGACTCGCTCTCGAACGCGCTGGTGGAGGCCACCATCTCCGGCTTCGGCCAGCCCTCGCAGCGCGAGCTGATCGCTCCGTACGCGCCGAAGTACTTCGAGGTGATCGAGCGCCTGTGGGCCGAGCGGTCCATCCAGATCGGCATGGACGTCGTGCGGGGGCTCTTCCCGAGCCTGCGGGACAACCGCTCGACGCTCGATTCCACGGACGAATGGCTGGCCGCCCACCAGGACGCGGCCCCGGCACTGCGCCGCCTGGTCCTGGAGGCCCGTGACGACCTGGCCCGCACCCTGCGCGGCCAGGACTGCGACGCGGCGGCGGCCGCCCGCTGACGCCCGGCGGGGGGCCCGGCGACGGGCCCCCTGATCGGCACTCGAACGCCCGTACTTTAGGACGGGGTTGTCCGGAATTGTCGACGGGCTTGTAACAGCGGTTAAGGGCCGCTCCGGGCGCGGAACACCCCCGGCATGAACCACAACACCCCGACCTTCGGCGGCGAGACCCCCTCCCCGCTCTCCCCGCGCCCCCTCAGCCACCTCACCGACGTGCACCGGCGCGTCTACTCGGCAGCCCAGCTGCGCGCCCACGGCATCCCGGCCGCCAGCGCCGCCGCCCAGTGCCGCCCCGGCGGCCCCTGGCAGCAACTCCTGCCCGGTGTCTACGTGTTGCACCCGGGACCGCCCACCAGCGAGGAGCGGCTGCACGCGGCCCTGCTGTACGCGGGACGCCCGGCCCCCGAGCGCGCCAAGGCGGTCCCCGCCCAGGGCCAGGCGCACGCGGCGCCGTGCGACGCGGTCGTCACCGGCCTCGCCGCGCTCGCCCTGCACCGCTTCTCCTCCGCTCCCCCGCTGCTCTCGCTCGACCGGATCGACGTGCTGGTGCCGCGCACCCGGCGGCTGCGCTCGACCGGCTGCGTACGGCTGGTGCGGGCGCATGTGATGCCGGTGCCGGAGCCGGTGGCCGGGGTGCCGGTGGCGCCGGTGCCGAGGGCGCTGGCGGACGCGGTGGCCCAGCTCACCGACGCGCACGCGGTACGCCGGCTGCTCACCGAGGCCGTACGCGGCGGACACTGCGAACCGGCCGCACTGGTACGGGAGTTGACGCAGGCGCGGCTGCTGACACGGGCGCATGTGGTGGACGCGGTGGACTCGCTGCTCGCCGAGGGGCGGGCGATCGCCGAGAACCGCCTCTACGAGCTGGTGCGCG encodes the following:
- a CDS encoding amino acid permease produces the protein MHDGKTTAGATAADTASVDPEPLSHGLKQRHLTMLGLGGVIGAGLFVGSGAGIAVAGPGIVVSYLIAGAIAMLVMRMLGEMSSAMPASGSFSVHAERALGRWAGFSVGWLYWFLLVVVLAVEATGAAQIAHGWVPGMPQWAWVLVFMVVFTVANLAAVKNFGEFEFWFATLKVGAIVLFLALGLLAVFGVLPDTEPVGFTNLTGQGGFLPNGWDGVVSGVLAVIFAFGGLEVVTIAAAESDDPVRAVGRAVRSAVWRILFFYVGSMLVIVTLLPWTSMQPGHSPYVAVLDSIGVSGAGQIMNVVVFVALLSALNANLYGSSRMVFSLAERGEAPKGLLKVSGGGVPRRAVLASVAFGFVSVLLNLKWPDSVFLYMLNAVGAVLLFVWGLIAVSQLRLRRRIEREAPERLTLRMWAFPYLTWAALAAMAAVLVLMLLDDDARPQVLWSAGATAAVLVVAFVREWHTRTTEVADRPSGR
- a CDS encoding superoxide dismutase; translation: MAIYTLPELPYDYAALEPVISPEIIELHHDKHHAAYVKGANDTLEQLAEARDKDAWGSINGLEKNLAFHLSGHILHSIYWHNMTGDGGGEPLEADGVGELADAIAESFGSFAKFKAQLTKASATTQGSGWGVLAYEPVSGRLVVEQIYDHQGNVGQGSTPILVFDAWEHAFYLQYKNQKVDFIEAMWRVVNWQDVAKRYAAAKAAGNNLLLVP
- the pepN gene encoding aminopeptidase N, with amino-acid sequence MPGENLSRDEARERADLLSVDGYDVTLDLRSAVGDAPEGPRTFRSVTTIRFRCARPGAESFADLVAPSVNAVTLNGKPLDPAAVFDGTRVALADLAAENVLVVDANCAYSRTGEGLHRFVDPEDGEVYLYTQYEPADSRRVFANFEQPDLKATFRFEATAPEGWTVWSNGEGARGEDGVWRFAETKPISTYITCVVAGPYHYVTDSYRRTFDDGTTLEIPLGAMCRKGLARHFDADDVFLVTKQGLDFFHDQFDYPYPFGKYDQAFVPEYNLGAMENPGLVTFREEFIFRGKVTQAAYERRANVILHEMAHMWFGDLVTMQWWDDLWLKESFADFMGSFSQVEATRFTNGWITFANGRKSWAYRADQLPSTHPITADIRDLEDAKLNFDGITYAKGASVLKQLVAYVGRDAFLEGARRYFKRHAYGNTRLGDLLSVLEEVSGRDMASWSRSWLQTAGVNSLTPVVTYDAGDRITELAVVQEAVDAHPTLRPHRVAVGLYRSEAGALVRYARAEVDVDGPRTVVAELAGAERPELILVNDDDLTYCKIRFDEGSLATLRAHLGDITDPLARALCWSALWNLTRDALMPARDFIELVLAHSGRETDIGVLQMLHAWTRSAQTYYAAPEWREQGGRLLAEGALRELRIAAPGSEHQLAWARFFASTATTDADFQLLEGLLEGTAKIDGLDVDQELRWVFLEPLAAHGRADESVIGAELARDDTASGKRHQVRCLAARPSAAVKAQAWAQVVESDSLSNALVEATISGFGQPSQRELIAPYAPKYFEVIERLWAERSIQIGMDVVRGLFPSLRDNRSTLDSTDEWLAAHQDAAPALRRLVLEARDDLARTLRGQDCDAAAAAR
- a CDS encoding amino acid permease, yielding MSRTPAPATTDAQPKVDSPLTHGLKQRHLSMIALGGVIGAGLFVGSGAGIAAAGPSIILAYGISGALVMLVMRMLGEMSAANPASGSFSVHAERAIGPWAGFTAGWAFWVLLCVAVGLEGIGAAKIVTGWLPGTPEWAWVALFMLVFTATNLAAVKNFGEFEFWFAALKVAAITLFLVLGLLAILGVLPDTPAPGTSNLTGEGGFMPNGSEGLVLGLLASVFAYGGLETVTIAAAESEKPVQGVARAVRTAMWRIAVFYIGSMAVIVTLVPWNDKTVVAKGPYVAALDHLGIDGAGQIMNVVVLVALLSAMNANIYGASRMAYSLVDRGQGPKALGRISGGVPRVGVLCSSVFGFGCVLLSYWRPDDVFPWLLNMIGAVILVVWIFIAVSQLLLRRRTERETPEKLVVRMWLYPGLTWVALAAMAGIFVLMARQSDTRDQLMATGVLTVVLAVIGYVRQRTGARQEA
- a CDS encoding DUF4240 domain-containing protein encodes the protein MDTQEFWTLIDDARAQVAHAADAEAVAARAADLLSARPVDEIVAFQQVFWDLMAASYRQPLWAAAYTINGGCSDDGFDYFRGWLIAQGREVFDRAVADPDALAGLSAVRDAAVEGWEMECEEALGIAWDAHLAATGKELPGDSFTIRYPELDPGWDFDFDDTGEIARRLPRLAALYGE
- a CDS encoding DsbA family protein, coding for MSETVPQTGKTPVDFWFDPLCPWAWMTSRWMLEVEKVRDVEVRWHVMSLGVLNEDRLDELPDSYREFLTTRAWGPVQVVMAAQQKYGEEVVGKLYTALGTRFHNQDLGSGREVIAAALEEVGLPAELAEYADVDNSAYEFDAELRASHKEGIDKVGHDVGTPVIAVPGSDGEQIAFFGPVVTPAPKGEAAARLWDGTLLVASTPGFYEIKRTRTSGPVFD